From Leptospira venezuelensis, a single genomic window includes:
- a CDS encoding methyl-accepting chemotaxis protein: MYSELKDYESGLYSLFLPGQNKESLSSKLENLKTIQGSISSNLKGFSSVSKDAEGILQFQKDLESLQESVLAAKGILGIQAKDTRENFLNQVSENSLPKLEKLKSDWERSKSSIALPVQKEGSLYYHFLFAMFGTILLPALVIFLKPFSSGSIVTNGKSDSEEFIRIKTALDNVTTNIMMADQNLKVTYMNKSIRKMFGNAEEDIKKQLTQFRMESLMGSNIDSYHKNPAHQRNILKDLNQTFRSTIEIGGRSFDLIANPILTESGERLGAVVEWADVTEQKKMLEVRRQENEELTRIKVALDNTSTNIMIADTHLNIKYMNKSIVKMFEIGETDIRKQLTNFHLNKLLGSNIDSYHKNPAHQRGILGSFTNTFKSSIEIGGRTFDLIANPILTENGDRLGAVVEWSDVTEQKKVAEARKLENDELTRIKVALDNASTNVMIADNDFNIKYMNKAVYKMFRNSEVDIRKQLTSFNLQSLLGTNIDTFHKNPAHQRNLLANLTNTYESSITIGGRSFNLIANPILSSEGQRLGAVVEWSDVTAELAVQKEIEEIVGSAAKGDFKTRVRLEGKDGFFRSLGEGINSFLQVSETGLNEVVDALERLANGDLTSKIENEYFGTFGKLKEYGNTTVDKLNEIMGDIVMKAGSLVGSAGEVSSTANSLSQGASEQAASVEETTSSLEEMTASIDQNASNSKQTEQIASQSSKDAEEGGKSVTETVTAMKQIAEKISIIEDIAYQTNLLALNAAIEAARAGEHGRGFAVVASEVRKLAERSQKSANEISSLAVSSVAIAEKAGKLISEIVPNIRKTADLVQEITASSEEQASGVVEINKAMGQLDQVSQQNASASEELAAIAEEMNSQAESLRESVLFFRLSKESQVRETSGNGSKSLAAVRTVSVPDKPKFEKY, from the coding sequence ATATATTCAGAGCTAAAAGATTATGAATCTGGTTTATATTCTTTATTTCTTCCTGGCCAAAACAAAGAATCCCTTTCTTCTAAATTGGAAAATCTGAAAACTATTCAAGGTTCGATTTCATCTAACTTAAAAGGATTTTCTTCAGTCTCAAAGGATGCCGAAGGAATTTTACAATTCCAAAAGGATCTAGAATCTCTTCAAGAAAGTGTTCTGGCGGCGAAAGGGATTTTAGGAATACAAGCTAAGGATACCAGAGAAAATTTTCTAAATCAAGTTTCAGAAAATTCATTACCTAAATTAGAGAAATTAAAATCCGATTGGGAGAGATCGAAATCTTCCATTGCTCTCCCTGTCCAAAAAGAAGGCTCCCTATATTATCATTTCCTATTTGCTATGTTCGGGACCATTCTCTTGCCAGCTTTGGTGATTTTCCTAAAACCTTTTTCTTCGGGAAGTATTGTTACTAACGGTAAATCCGATTCTGAGGAATTTATTCGGATTAAAACTGCCTTAGACAATGTTACCACAAATATTATGATGGCGGACCAAAACTTAAAGGTCACGTATATGAATAAATCTATTCGTAAGATGTTTGGAAATGCGGAAGAAGATATTAAAAAACAACTCACTCAATTTAGAATGGAATCTTTGATGGGTTCGAATATTGATAGCTATCATAAGAACCCTGCTCACCAAAGAAATATTTTAAAAGATCTAAATCAAACATTTCGTTCCACTATAGAGATCGGAGGCAGAAGTTTTGACCTAATCGCAAATCCAATTCTAACTGAATCCGGAGAAAGACTTGGCGCCGTAGTTGAATGGGCTGATGTTACTGAGCAAAAGAAAATGTTGGAGGTCCGACGTCAGGAGAATGAGGAGCTAACCCGCATTAAGGTGGCTTTAGATAATACTAGTACAAATATCATGATTGCTGATACTCATTTGAATATCAAATATATGAACAAATCAATTGTGAAGATGTTCGAGATAGGTGAAACGGATATCAGAAAACAACTTACTAACTTTCATCTTAATAAACTGCTCGGTTCAAATATAGACTCTTATCACAAAAATCCTGCTCACCAAAGGGGAATACTTGGCTCTTTCACTAATACTTTCAAATCAAGTATTGAGATTGGCGGAAGAACATTCGATCTAATCGCAAACCCTATTCTCACAGAAAACGGAGATAGATTGGGTGCAGTTGTTGAATGGTCCGACGTTACTGAGCAGAAAAAAGTCGCCGAAGCTCGTAAACTTGAGAATGACGAGTTAACTCGCATAAAGGTGGCTCTGGATAACGCATCCACCAATGTGATGATCGCTGATAATGACTTTAACATCAAATATATGAATAAAGCAGTATATAAGATGTTCCGAAACAGTGAAGTAGATATTAGAAAACAATTAACCTCTTTCAATCTGCAAAGTTTACTTGGAACGAATATTGACACATTCCATAAGAACCCTGCTCACCAAAGAAATTTACTAGCGAATTTGACTAACACCTATGAATCTTCGATCACTATCGGGGGAAGGTCTTTCAACTTGATAGCAAATCCTATCTTAAGCTCGGAAGGACAAAGATTAGGAGCGGTAGTAGAATGGTCCGACGTTACTGCGGAACTTGCTGTCCAAAAGGAGATCGAAGAGATAGTAGGCTCCGCTGCAAAAGGTGACTTTAAAACTAGAGTAAGATTAGAAGGAAAAGACGGTTTCTTTAGAAGTTTAGGAGAAGGTATCAACTCTTTCCTACAAGTCAGCGAAACTGGCTTGAACGAAGTAGTCGACGCATTGGAAAGATTGGCAAATGGAGATCTTACTTCTAAAATAGAGAACGAATATTTCGGAACATTCGGTAAACTGAAAGAGTATGGAAATACTACAGTAGATAAACTGAACGAGATCATGGGTGATATCGTAATGAAGGCAGGAAGTTTAGTAGGTTCTGCTGGAGAAGTGTCTTCTACTGCAAATTCACTTAGCCAAGGTGCATCTGAACAAGCTGCTTCCGTGGAAGAGACTACTTCTTCTTTAGAAGAAATGACTGCTTCTATCGATCAAAACGCAAGCAATTCAAAACAGACTGAACAAATAGCTAGCCAATCTTCAAAGGATGCTGAAGAAGGAGGAAAGTCAGTTACAGAAACAGTGACTGCAATGAAACAGATCGCAGAAAAGATCTCGATCATTGAAGACATTGCTTACCAGACTAACCTACTCGCTTTGAACGCTGCGATTGAAGCAGCGAGAGCCGGAGAACATGGAAGAGGATTCGCAGTAGTAGCTTCTGAGGTTAGGAAATTAGCAGAAAGAAGCCAAAAGTCTGCGAATGAAATATCTAGTCTTGCAGTATCTTCCGTAGCAATCGCAGAAAAAGCAGGAAAACTTATCAGCGAGATCGTTCCGAATATCAGAAAAACTGCTGATTTGGTACAAGAGATAACCGCTTCTAGCGAAGAACAAGCCTCCGGTGTAGTTGAGATCAATAAAGCAATGGGACAGTTGGATCAGGTTTCGCAACAAAATGCTTCTGCTTCTGAGGAATTAGCAGCGATTGCAGAAGAGATGAATAGTCAGGCGGAATCTTTAAGAGAATCTGTATTATTCTTCCGATTGAGCAAAGAATCTCAGGTGAGAGAAACTTCAGGCAATGGATCTAAAAGTTTGGCAGCTGTAAGGACAGTAAGTGTTCCTGACAAACCTAAGTTTGAAAAATACTGA
- a CDS encoding protein-glutamate methylesterase/protein-glutamine glutaminase — MIYVYIIDDSAVVRSVLKQVLEMNSDIKVIGSSPDPVFALEKLGKSERWPDVIVLDIEMPRMDGISFLKKIMQTHPTPVLICSSLAEESSETAWVALKEGAVGIVTKPKIGLKDFLEDSSVYLGECIRSASISKLKHQISSPSPKTNGLDFTKIATTDRIVAIGTSTGGTIALEDILTSLPANSPGIVIVQHMPEKFTEAFANRLDKMCKITVKEAKDGDRIQEGIALIAPGNKHMEVVGSGAQFIVRITDGPLVNRHRPSVDVLFHSVAKHVGRNAKAFLLTGMGADGAAGLLEIRQAGGRTIAQDEASSVVFGMPREAIERGAAEKILSLGDVPSEILAG; from the coding sequence ATGATATACGTATATATTATCGACGATTCTGCAGTAGTCCGATCTGTACTCAAGCAGGTTTTGGAAATGAATTCTGATATAAAAGTAATTGGATCTTCTCCTGATCCTGTATTTGCTTTAGAAAAATTGGGAAAGTCAGAAAGGTGGCCAGACGTAATCGTTTTGGATATTGAAATGCCGAGAATGGATGGTATAAGCTTTTTAAAAAAAATCATGCAAACCCACCCCACCCCAGTTTTAATATGTTCCTCTCTTGCAGAAGAATCTTCTGAAACAGCTTGGGTCGCTTTGAAAGAAGGTGCGGTTGGAATCGTAACTAAACCGAAAATTGGTCTAAAAGATTTTTTAGAAGATTCTTCAGTTTATTTGGGAGAATGTATTCGTTCTGCATCCATTTCGAAATTAAAACATCAGATTTCTTCACCTTCTCCGAAAACAAACGGACTTGATTTTACGAAAATTGCAACTACGGATAGGATCGTTGCAATCGGGACCTCAACCGGCGGAACGATCGCGTTGGAGGATATTCTCACATCTCTTCCTGCAAATAGTCCTGGCATAGTAATTGTTCAGCATATGCCTGAAAAATTTACAGAAGCTTTTGCAAATCGTTTAGATAAGATGTGTAAGATCACTGTAAAAGAAGCTAAAGATGGAGATAGAATCCAAGAAGGGATAGCACTCATTGCTCCAGGAAATAAACATATGGAAGTCGTGGGAAGTGGAGCCCAATTTATCGTTAGAATTACAGATGGACCACTCGTAAATCGTCATAGACCTTCGGTAGACGTATTATTCCATTCTGTAGCGAAACATGTGGGACGTAATGCAAAAGCATTCTTGCTTACAGGTATGGGAGCGGATGGAGCTGCAGGTCTTCTGGAAATCAGACAAGCAGGCGGAAGAACAATTGCACAAGATGAAGCTAGTTCCGTTGTATTTGGAATGCCAAGAGAAGCGATAGAGAGAGGAGCAGCGGAAAAAATACTTTCCTTAGGAGATGTTCCTTCAGAGATTCTCGCCGGTTAA
- a CDS encoding chemotaxis protein CheA: MDLSEIKEAFIQESLELLSGAELYLLRMEKGEFDEEAIHSMFRSVHTVKGTAGMFGYESIEECSHELETLLDLARSGKTELDPAKIDFLLRAIDHLKRIVEDPIPGKDLNDELKAEQIKILKEAQAFTGKSSEKKEIKNAQSDSDLSKDKPQTQGTINSDWQITFFPGENIFKDGMDPFSFLKYLRTIGEIQYLYVYKTKLPDWSIWDSENCYLGYEVQLRSTSEKKDLESVFSFVKDSSFLRIVPPNSSEEVFHTIAAEIPCEKEEYYKALELQGLHLQAPISIRSSETSKEQISSKKSESEKTQTNQIVPKLIRIDSAKVDQLVNLVGELIISEASLGRLLSDKEDSDLNESAEILSRLVGEIRETAMALRMVPIGELFEKYRRTVRDISLELGKEVDFEILGGETELDRSVIEKINDPIVHILRNALDHGIEPSQERANVGKSQRGKLKIQASHSTGSISIEISDDGKGINHEKIRQKAIEKGLIDAAQVLNEQEIFNLIFQPGFSTAESVTSLSGRGVGMDVVLRNIESLRGSVNVQSEFGKGCVFSIRLPLTLAIIDGFLVRACDSYFVVPMDWVRETMESELQLLPEEIAGSINLRGEVLPILHLGRFLGLPDPDDGRKNVLVLEHDGRNFGILVNDLLGEIQSVIKPLNEIFKGIQCISGTSVLGTGKIAFILDVPGLHSLLKIQRTNLRDKTFAR, encoded by the coding sequence ATGGACCTCTCAGAAATCAAGGAGGCATTTATCCAGGAGTCTCTGGAGTTATTATCCGGAGCGGAATTGTATCTTTTACGTATGGAAAAAGGAGAATTCGACGAAGAGGCAATTCATTCAATGTTCCGTTCTGTTCATACTGTAAAAGGAACTGCTGGAATGTTCGGCTACGAATCTATCGAAGAATGTTCTCACGAATTAGAGACCCTACTTGATCTGGCTAGATCAGGAAAAACTGAATTAGATCCGGCTAAAATAGACTTTTTATTAAGAGCGATAGATCATTTAAAACGAATCGTGGAAGACCCAATCCCTGGAAAAGATCTAAACGATGAATTAAAAGCGGAGCAAATAAAAATTCTCAAAGAAGCCCAAGCATTTACAGGCAAATCCTCTGAGAAAAAAGAAATTAAAAATGCTCAAAGTGATTCTGATCTAAGTAAGGATAAACCACAGACACAAGGGACTATTAACTCAGATTGGCAGATTACCTTCTTCCCCGGAGAAAATATTTTTAAGGATGGAATGGACCCATTCTCTTTTTTGAAATATTTGAGAACGATCGGAGAGATCCAATATTTATACGTTTATAAAACAAAACTCCCGGATTGGAGTATTTGGGATTCAGAAAATTGTTATTTAGGTTACGAAGTCCAACTCAGATCAACCTCTGAGAAGAAGGATCTGGAATCCGTTTTCTCTTTTGTAAAGGATTCTTCTTTTTTAAGAATAGTTCCGCCAAATTCTTCTGAAGAAGTATTTCATACAATCGCAGCTGAGATTCCTTGCGAAAAAGAAGAATATTATAAGGCATTAGAGCTACAGGGTTTACACCTTCAAGCCCCAATTTCAATTCGATCTTCTGAAACATCCAAGGAACAGATATCATCTAAAAAATCCGAATCAGAAAAAACTCAAACTAATCAAATCGTTCCTAAATTAATACGTATTGATTCCGCAAAAGTAGATCAGTTAGTAAATCTTGTAGGAGAGCTGATCATTTCAGAAGCGAGTCTCGGTCGTTTGCTTAGCGACAAAGAAGATTCCGACCTAAACGAGTCAGCAGAAATATTGTCCAGACTAGTAGGAGAAATACGAGAAACGGCAATGGCACTAAGAATGGTGCCTATCGGAGAACTTTTTGAAAAGTATAGAAGAACTGTTAGAGATATTTCCCTGGAACTTGGAAAGGAAGTCGATTTTGAAATTTTGGGTGGGGAAACAGAGCTAGACCGCTCAGTTATCGAAAAAATAAACGATCCTATCGTTCATATATTAAGAAATGCTTTAGATCATGGAATCGAGCCAAGCCAAGAAAGAGCAAATGTTGGAAAATCCCAAAGAGGCAAATTAAAAATACAAGCATCTCATTCCACAGGAAGTATTTCAATTGAGATCTCTGATGATGGAAAAGGGATCAATCATGAAAAAATCAGACAAAAGGCAATCGAAAAAGGCCTGATAGACGCTGCTCAAGTATTAAACGAACAAGAAATATTTAATCTTATCTTCCAACCGGGGTTTTCTACAGCCGAATCCGTTACGAGTCTTTCGGGTAGAGGTGTAGGAATGGATGTAGTGCTTCGTAATATAGAATCTCTTAGAGGATCAGTGAACGTACAATCAGAATTTGGAAAAGGTTGTGTATTCTCTATCCGTCTTCCACTTACTCTCGCAATAATAGACGGATTCCTTGTTAGAGCTTGTGATTCATACTTTGTAGTGCCAATGGATTGGGTGAGGGAGACGATGGAGTCAGAACTCCAACTTCTCCCTGAGGAAATCGCAGGTTCTATCAACTTACGTGGAGAAGTTCTTCCAATTCTGCATTTAGGCAGATTTTTAGGCCTACCAGATCCAGATGATGGAAGAAAGAACGTTCTCGTATTAGAACACGACGGCAGAAATTTTGGGATCCTAGTAAATGATCTTTTAGGAGAGATCCAATCAGTGATCAAACCTTTGAATGAAATTTTCAAGGGAATACAATGTATCAGTGGAACTTCTGTTTTAGGAACAGGGAAAATCGCATTCATTCTGGATGTACCAGGCCTTCATTCACTTCTAAAAATCCAAAGAACTAATTTGAGAGATAAGACATTCGCACGCTAA
- a CDS encoding chemotaxis protein CheD — MEPEIVKDIFLQPGGFYWGENGIRIRTLLGSCVALCFWHPYSKVGGMAHIMLPKRPSHIPEPHPKYADDALESFLQQFQKLGERPGRFVCKIFGGASMFSPEEDALEEVKKIVEIGEKNVESVLDLVRKANIDLTASNTGGKSHRKIYFSLWDGEVYMENPKN, encoded by the coding sequence ATGGAACCTGAGATAGTTAAGGATATTTTTTTACAGCCTGGAGGTTTTTACTGGGGTGAGAATGGAATTCGTATCCGTACTCTTTTGGGCTCCTGTGTTGCATTATGTTTTTGGCATCCTTATTCTAAGGTAGGAGGAATGGCTCATATTATGCTGCCTAAAAGACCTTCTCATATTCCTGAACCTCATCCTAAATATGCGGATGACGCCTTGGAATCTTTTTTACAACAATTTCAGAAATTAGGAGAACGGCCCGGCAGGTTCGTATGTAAAATTTTTGGCGGAGCTTCTATGTTTTCTCCTGAGGAAGATGCATTGGAAGAGGTAAAAAAGATTGTAGAAATAGGCGAAAAGAATGTGGAGTCTGTCTTAGATTTGGTCCGTAAGGCAAATATAGACCTCACTGCTTCCAATACCGGAGGTAAATCCCACCGAAAAATATATTTCTCTCTTTGGGATGGAGAAGTATATATGGAAAATCCAAAAAATTAG
- a CDS encoding biotin/lipoyl-containing protein yields MIDYQNRRITFRESTSPWIHSFSLETIKCLIVCRGPVRKEAMEIFDQIGIREYGILLSEKDSVVYPMALAPELRDFRFPSNIHRVPDYMGAGAEEKAARIKQIIQIAKDNGYTHIFAGYGFMAEDAEFIEAIEESGITFMGPSSHVAHQAGSKDEAKKLARKLNVSVTPGVDTISATCLLKKAKDEKALVALAKEKGLNYTYDSSISIEENAEALLYAGYEKIVELVTIPELQAQAEIETAEIWKKYPSNRIRFKYVGGGGGKGQRVVSKPDEVKTAVQEILSESKVTAPGSNRNFLIELNIEKTRHNEIQLIGNGEWCLALGGRDCSVQMHEQKLLEISLTQELLQNEIAILEKTSPKKAEIMKADLQVLKEMEEQSERFGQAVALNSVSTFELIVEGTNHFFMEMNTRIQVEHRVTEMVYSLKFTNPENKSEFFIVDSLIEAMALIALHGKRLPKPERVVRNISGAEVRINATNKAIQPHAGGVILSWSKPLPEEIRDDQGISVTNPDTGLFVHYKVAGAYDSNIALLITYGTSREDNLRKLGNILRKTELRGQDLQTNLLVHYGLIHWILGKDPLFKPSTAFMISYLAAVGALESLGKDIDLEVAWTKVLSNAPAEGKKVLSRKLTLITRPLGELLADAHVLAGFLGYHENVSWKIEKDQVVWVRNPIHILYDLYYYLHMEGELHQSPSEQIWDHDQQVLQSALAFYKELEKLTGKKADSADWDSVFAGKAPAGVDAGVWANAISSHKGFQIGLELLKIIPNLGNKSGFYKLGVDENLEPVIPEEFKKAETRDAFIKFLAPAPKASSDEIVSPMGGMFYSKEAPDLPPMVQEGEHFKAGQPLFIVEVMKMFNKITAPFSGTIKNVVLQDSDGKIIQKGQTIFKIVPDEVVKIETPEEIQDRKNKVTFSLL; encoded by the coding sequence ATGATCGACTACCAAAATCGGCGCATTACATTTCGCGAATCTACATCTCCTTGGATCCATTCTTTCTCCTTAGAAACGATCAAATGTTTGATCGTTTGTAGAGGACCAGTTCGAAAAGAGGCAATGGAAATTTTCGACCAGATTGGGATCAGAGAATACGGTATCTTACTTTCAGAAAAAGATTCAGTTGTTTATCCGATGGCACTCGCTCCGGAACTTAGAGATTTCAGATTCCCATCTAATATCCACCGCGTTCCAGATTATATGGGAGCTGGCGCAGAAGAAAAGGCTGCAAGGATCAAACAGATCATCCAAATCGCAAAAGATAACGGGTACACTCATATCTTTGCAGGTTACGGATTTATGGCGGAAGATGCCGAGTTTATCGAGGCAATCGAAGAGAGCGGAATTACTTTCATGGGACCTTCTTCTCATGTAGCTCACCAAGCAGGTTCTAAAGACGAGGCAAAAAAACTTGCTCGTAAATTGAATGTTTCCGTAACCCCAGGTGTGGATACGATCTCCGCAACTTGTCTTCTTAAAAAAGCAAAAGACGAAAAAGCATTAGTTGCTCTTGCGAAAGAAAAAGGATTAAACTACACTTACGATTCTTCCATATCTATAGAAGAAAACGCGGAAGCATTATTATATGCTGGTTACGAGAAAATTGTAGAGTTAGTTACTATTCCTGAATTACAGGCTCAAGCTGAAATTGAAACTGCAGAGATCTGGAAAAAATACCCAAGCAATCGTATTCGTTTCAAATACGTGGGCGGTGGCGGTGGAAAAGGCCAGAGGGTAGTTTCCAAACCGGATGAGGTAAAGACTGCAGTACAAGAAATATTATCAGAATCTAAAGTAACAGCTCCAGGTTCTAACAGAAACTTTTTGATAGAATTAAATATCGAAAAGACCAGACATAACGAGATCCAGTTGATCGGCAACGGAGAATGGTGTTTGGCTTTAGGTGGAAGGGACTGTTCCGTTCAGATGCACGAACAGAAACTTTTGGAGATCTCTCTTACTCAGGAACTTTTACAAAATGAGATCGCGATTTTAGAAAAAACTTCTCCTAAAAAAGCCGAGATCATGAAGGCAGACCTTCAAGTTCTGAAAGAAATGGAAGAACAGTCCGAAAGATTTGGTCAAGCTGTTGCATTAAATAGTGTTTCTACCTTCGAGTTGATTGTAGAAGGGACCAATCACTTCTTTATGGAGATGAACACCAGGATCCAGGTAGAACATAGAGTTACTGAGATGGTTTACTCTTTGAAGTTTACCAATCCTGAGAACAAATCAGAATTCTTTATCGTAGACAGCCTGATCGAAGCGATGGCACTTATTGCTCTTCACGGGAAAAGATTACCTAAACCGGAACGTGTTGTTAGAAATATTTCTGGAGCAGAAGTCCGGATCAATGCTACCAATAAAGCAATCCAACCTCACGCTGGTGGTGTAATTTTAAGTTGGTCGAAACCTTTACCGGAAGAGATCAGAGACGACCAAGGGATTTCTGTTACGAATCCGGATACTGGTCTGTTCGTACATTATAAAGTAGCTGGTGCTTATGATTCCAACATCGCACTTTTAATCACTTACGGAACCAGTAGAGAAGATAACCTTCGTAAATTAGGTAATATCTTAAGAAAGACAGAGCTTAGAGGTCAAGATCTACAGACTAATTTGCTTGTTCATTATGGTTTGATCCATTGGATCCTAGGAAAAGATCCATTATTCAAACCTTCTACAGCATTTATGATCTCTTATCTTGCTGCAGTAGGCGCATTAGAAAGTCTAGGCAAGGATATTGATCTTGAAGTTGCTTGGACAAAGGTCCTATCTAATGCTCCTGCAGAAGGAAAAAAAGTTCTTTCTCGCAAACTTACCTTAATTACAAGACCTCTTGGTGAACTACTTGCTGATGCTCACGTTTTGGCAGGATTCTTAGGTTATCACGAGAATGTTTCCTGGAAGATCGAAAAAGACCAGGTGGTTTGGGTACGAAATCCAATTCATATTCTTTATGATCTTTATTATTATCTGCATATGGAAGGTGAATTACACCAATCTCCTTCTGAACAGATTTGGGATCATGACCAGCAAGTTTTACAATCTGCATTAGCATTTTATAAAGAACTTGAGAAGCTGACCGGTAAAAAAGCGGATTCTGCTGACTGGGATTCTGTATTTGCAGGTAAAGCTCCTGCAGGTGTAGATGCGGGTGTTTGGGCAAATGCGATCTCTTCTCATAAAGGATTCCAGATCGGATTAGAATTACTTAAAATTATTCCGAATCTTGGAAATAAATCCGGTTTCTATAAACTGGGAGTAGACGAGAACTTAGAGCCAGTGATTCCTGAGGAATTTAAGAAAGCAGAAACAAGAGATGCGTTCATTAAATTTTTGGCACCTGCTCCTAAGGCAAGTTCAGACGAGATTGTTTCTCCAATGGGCGGAATGTTCTACTCTAAGGAAGCTCCTGATCTTCCTCCAATGGTACAAGAAGGCGAACATTTTAAAGCAGGCCAACCTTTATTCATTGTAGAAGTAATGAAGATGTTCAATAAGATCACTGCTCCATTCTCTGGAACTATCAAGAATGTAGTTTTGCAAGACAGTGATGGAAAGATCATCCAAAAAGGTCAGACAATCTTTAAGATCGTTCCGGATGAGGTCGTTAAGATCGAAACACCGGAAGAGATCCAGGATAGAAAGAATAAGGTAACTTTTTCACTTCTATAA
- a CDS encoding chemotaxis protein CheW → MSTFEDNQYLTFKIGEETFGIGLLNVKEILEYTHVTTVPMMPSFIPGVINLRGNVVPVLDVCDKFFKKKHSPDKRTCIVIVEVPESVNGARMDIGLIVEAVYEVLSIPSSEIEPPPTFGSRIRVDFLAGMARQSSGFILLLNLLRLLTVEELTAIEETRDEAANAVTAG, encoded by the coding sequence GTGAGCACTTTCGAAGACAACCAGTATTTGACCTTTAAGATCGGAGAGGAAACTTTCGGAATAGGACTTTTAAACGTAAAAGAGATCTTAGAATATACTCATGTGACGACTGTTCCTATGATGCCCTCTTTTATTCCGGGGGTAATCAACCTAAGAGGAAACGTGGTCCCAGTTTTGGATGTATGCGATAAGTTTTTCAAAAAGAAACATTCGCCGGACAAAAGGACCTGCATCGTGATTGTAGAAGTTCCTGAATCAGTAAACGGGGCGAGAATGGATATAGGTCTGATCGTAGAGGCAGTATATGAAGTTTTGAGCATTCCTTCTTCTGAAATTGAACCTCCTCCTACATTTGGCTCAAGGATCCGTGTGGATTTTTTAGCAGGTATGGCGAGACAATCGAGTGGATTCATTCTTTTACTTAACCTTCTTCGCTTATTAACTGTAGAAGAATTAACGGCAATAGAGGAAACAAGGGATGAAGCGGCTAACGCAGTTACCGCGGGCTAA